A region of the Streptomyces durocortorensis genome:
GCCTTCTTGTCGTCGGAGTCGCCCGGGTTGTTGGTGAACGGGCCGTGGTTGCAGGTGAAGATGTCCTTCGACTCCGGCTTGGTGAACGTGTGGCCGCCCTCGAACGTGAGGACGTCCCCGCTCACCCGGCCCGCCCGCGAGCCCCGGCCGCCCTGGAGGTCGATGCGTAGGTCCTCGGAGCGGTACTTCGCCCACACCTCGTCGATCTGAGCGGCGAAGAGGTCCCGGAACGGCATCTCGGCCGGGCGGTCGAAGTACGGGGCCATGATGTTCTGCGGCGAGACGACCCGCAGGACGCTGCCGCCGTCGCCCCGGGTGATCAGCCTGTCCCAGGGCTGCCCGTCGGCGGCGGCCTGGGCGGTGAGGTCGTCGGCGATCCGCCGCACCGCGCCGTCCGGGAGCGGGGCCACCGTGTGCGTACCGTCGCCCTCCAGCGTGATGCCGATCGGCAGGGCGGTCACCAGGTCCACGTAGCTGATGTTGGAGTACAGCTGCTCCGTGTTGAACGTGAACTCGCAGAAGGACCAGGTGCGCCCGTGGTTCGGGTCCGAGGGCGTCGCGAAGGCGGGCTCCACCAGCGCGGGGCCCGGGTTGAGGTAGAAGTCCAGCTTGTCGTCGCGGGCGAAGTAGACCCGTGCCCCGTACATCCGCGGCAGGGTCAGCACGACCGGGCCCGCACCCGCGGACTTGAGCGGGATCGCGCAGTCGACGGGCAGGGGGGTCTGCGGGGCGCCGGGGGAGTCGGGTCGGTAGACCTCGCCGTTCGGCCGCAGCAGCAGCCAGCGGCCGGTGCCCAGCTCGTGGCCGGTGACGTACGCGTGCACCGTGCCCGGCAGCGACGTGTTCTCCAGCGCCAGTTCACAGGTCGCTGGGGCCGCGGAGGCGCGCGGGCCGAGAGCGGTTCCCCAGGCGGGGTAGGTCAGCGCCGAGGCCGTGGCGGCGGCGCCGGTCAGGAACATTCTGCGCGAAATCACGAGGGAGCTCCCTGGGTGTGTGGGGGCGCAGGCCGGGCGGTGTGTGGGGGAGAGAGGTGGGAGAGGTGGGGGGTGCCGGACCGTGGGGGTGCCTGCGGTGCGCACCACTCTCGCGAGGCCCGGGGCGAGCGTCAAGACTTGTGACTGAGAGCGCTCTCAGAAATTCAGGGTCTTCACAACTCGACGCCGGGAAGCGGCACTTGCCGGAACCGAGCGGGCGTGAAGCGTGGCCACCCGGAAGTGGCCCGGAACAAGAGGTGAACGAACTCCCGGTCCGGCCCGCCGGCTCCCCGCTCCGGCCCGCTCACCACCCACTTGGACTTACGCACCGGGGTTGTTGGACGGAGTCGGCCCCCGGAGCCGAAGTTCGTTGACGGTGTCCCGACACGGCGGCTACTCAGGGGCCATGTCGCCAAGATGCCCCTCCGTCGGCCTGGTCGCCGTCGCCTCAGCAGCCGTTCTGGCGCTCGTGGGGACCGCCCTCCCCGCCGCAGCCGCCGATCCGTCCCCCGCACCGGCCGGGGCTGCGAAGCCCAGCGGCTCCGCCACCATCGGCTCCCCCCAGCTCTCGGTCGCCGTCGGCGACGACTTCCCGCGCGTCCTCTCGTACACCGACAGGGCAAGTGGCAAGCGGCTCCTGGGCTCCACCCGGCCGGTCACCGCCGTCACCCTCAACGGCACGGCCCACCCGGTGAAGCTCAAGAGCGCGCCGAAGGTCACCGGCTCCGCCGCCCGCTACACCCTCGCCTTCGACGGGCTCCCGGGCGTCGAGATCGACGCCTCGCTGACCGTCTCCGGGCGGGCCGCCACGTTCAAGGTGACCGCCGTCCGGGACACCGCCGCCTT
Encoded here:
- a CDS encoding glycoside hydrolase family 64 protein, whose product is MFLTGAAATASALTYPAWGTALGPRASAAPATCELALENTSLPGTVHAYVTGHELGTGRWLLLRPNGEVYRPDSPGAPQTPLPVDCAIPLKSAGAGPVVLTLPRMYGARVYFARDDKLDFYLNPGPALVEPAFATPSDPNHGRTWSFCEFTFNTEQLYSNISYVDLVTALPIGITLEGDGTHTVAPLPDGAVRRIADDLTAQAAADGQPWDRLITRGDGGSVLRVVSPQNIMAPYFDRPAEMPFRDLFAAQIDEVWAKYRSEDLRIDLQGGRGSRAGRVSGDVLTFEGGHTFTKPESKDIFTCNHGPFTNNPGDSDDKKAILARLAAGFNRSIMLSHPSQPNGTSTADYYRAAVTNHWSRVVHANSPIGYAFPYDDVRPDGEPDVSGAAHDGNPRRFTLSVGS